In the Plectropomus leopardus isolate mb chromosome 5, YSFRI_Pleo_2.0, whole genome shotgun sequence genome, one interval contains:
- the acad8 gene encoding isobutyryl-CoA dehydrogenase, mitochondrial, translated as MATVGPLGRIARLSSSLCRNHRLIFNRSPPRRGIASCVDPAHGLTDEQKEFQKVAFDFAANEMTPHMAEWDQKEIFPVETMRKAAQLGFGGIYVQPDVGGSGLSRLDTSVIFEALSTGCVSTTAYISIHNMCAWMIDTFGNSEQRERFCPDLCSMEKFASYCLTEPGSGSDAASLLTTAKLQGDHYILNGSKAFISGGGDTDVYVVMCRTGGKGAKGISCLVVEKGTPGLGFGKKEQKVGWNSQPTRAVIFEDCAVPVTNRLGDEGQGFNIAMKGLNGGRINIASCSLGAAHACVQLARDHLLVRKQFGETLSNNQFLQFKLAEMATKLVASRLLVREAATALQENRSDAVSLCSMAKLFATDECFNICNQALQMHGGYGYLKDYAVQQFVRDIRVHQILEGTNEVMRMIISRNLLTES; from the exons ATGGCGACTGTCGGACCTTTAGGAAGGATAGCCAGACTGAGCTCCAGCCTCTGCAGAAACCATCGGTTAATATTCAACAGAAGCCCTCCGAGAAGAGGAATAGCTTCTTGTGTCGACC CTGCTCATGGACTCACAGATGAACAGAAAGAGTTTCAAAAAGTGGCCTTTGACTTTGCAGCCAATGAAATGACTCCACACATGGCAGAGTGGGACCAAAAG GAAATATTTCCAGTGGAGACGATGCGAAAGGCAGCCCAGTTAGGGTTTGGGGGGATCTACGTCCAGCCAGATGTCGGAGGATCGGGTCTCTCTCGGCTGGACACGTCGGTCATCTTTGAGGCCCTGTCCACAGGATGTGTCAGCACCACAGCTTACATCAGTATCCACAA CATGTGTGCCTGGATGATCGACACCTTTGGCAActcagagcagagggagaggtTCTGTCCCGATCTCTGTTCGATGGAAAAGTTTGCTTCCTATTGTCTCACTGAACCAG GCAGCGGCAGTGATGCTGCTTCACTTCTGACCACCGCAAAGTTGCAAGGCGACCATTACATCTTGAATGGGTCAAAG GCCTTCATCAGTGGAGGAGGAGACACAGACGTCTATGTTGTGATGTGCAGAACGGGAGGTAAAGGAGCAAAAGGCATCTCTTGTTTGGTGGTGGAGAAAGGAACCCCAGGCCTCGGTTTTGGCAAAAAAGAACAGAAG GTGGGCTGGAACTCCCAGCCGACCAGAGCGGTGATATTTGAGGATTGTGCCGTTCCAGTGACCAACCGGCTCGGTGATGAGGGACAAGGATTCAACATTGCCATGAAAGGCCTGAATGGAGGCAGAATTAATATAG CATCGTGTTCTCTCGGGGCGGCGCATGCCTGTGTTCAGCTCGCGAGGGACCATCTGTTAGTACGCAAGCAGTTTGGAGAGACGCTCTCCAACAACCAG TTTCTTCAGTTCAAACTGGCAGAAATGGCCACTAAGTTGGTTGCGTCTCGCCTTCTGGTGCGTGAAGCTGCGACAGCGCTGCAGGAGAACCGCTCTGATGCCGTTTCTCTCTGCTCCATGGCCAAACTCTTCGCCACAGATGAGTGCTTTAAT ATCTGTAACCAGGCCCTTCAGATGCACGGTGGGTACGGTTACCTCAAAGACTACGCGGTGCAGCAGTTTGTGAGGGACATCAGAGTACATCAGATTCTGGAGG
- the jam3a gene encoding junctional adhesion molecule 3B, protein MAIPRLIACFVLYTSLGHIPSSLGVILRTTDKIVWANEFEPIELTCLIESISTNNPRIEWKKIKNGVPSYVYFQNKIAGDLEHRAQLREPANILIFNTTRSDTAEYRCEVAAIDDQRDFDEILISLAVRVKPVVPRCSVPEAVTVGTSTELRCLENEGFPAPQYRWFHNNEELPQDPKNSPKLVNSSYSINPDTGGLKFRRVRKEDAGEYYCQAKNDAGHAQCPSQMMEVYDVDILGIFLKSFGAVTVFFCLAVTICHSFKRGCFYKKGHNENNYNWPAQNDGVEYGDADEGHFRHKSSFII, encoded by the exons ATGGCGATCCCGCGGCTCATCGCTTGTTTCGTCCTGTACACCAGCTTAG GTCACATCCCATCATCACTCGGGGTAATCCTCCGAACCACGGACAAGATTGTGTGGGCAAATGAGTTTGAGC CCATCGAACTGACCTGTTTAATAGAGTCCATCTCAACAAACAACCCAAGGATTGAATGGAAAAAGATTAAGAACGGTGTTCCCAGTTATGTGTACTTTCAAAACAAGATAGCAG GGGATTTGGAGCACAGAGCTCAGCTCAGAGAGCCAGCCAACATCCTGATCTTCAACACCACCCGGTCAGACACTGCAGAGTACCGCTGCGAGGTGGCCGCCATCGATGATCAAAGGGACTTTGATGAGATACTTATTAGTCTCGCAGTAAGAG tgaaaCCTGTGGTACCACGATGCAGCGTCCCAGAGGCCGTCACGGTTGGAACATCAACTGAGCTGCGGTGTCTGGAGAACGAGGGCTTCCCTGCGCCTCAGTACCGCTGGTTCCATAACAATGAGGAGCTTCCTCAGGACCCCAAAAACAGCCCCAAGTTGGTCAACTCTTCCTACAGCATCAACCCTGACACTGGAGGCCTG AAATTCCGAAGAGTCAGGAAGGAGGACGCAGGGGAGTACTACTGCCAGGCGAAGAATGATGCGGGACACGCACAGTGTCCTTCACAAATGATGGAAGTCT ATGATGTCGACATCCTCGGGATTTTCCTGAAGTCATTTGGTGCAGTGACTGTGTTCTTCTGTTTGGCTGTGACCATTTGTCATTCCTTTAAACGGGGATGCTTCTACAAAAAAGGGCACAATGAAAACAA ctaCAACTGGCCAGCACAGAACGATGGTGTTGAATATGGGGATGCAGATGAG gGGCATTTTCGCCACAAGTCTTCCTTTATCATCTGA
- the thyn1 gene encoding thymocyte nuclear protein 1 — protein sequence MPPKKKARVSKSATDSGKADDGGAVGGKRKAAASVESGKKKESSESPQYCHWLMKSEPESRFENGIDVKFGIEDLKALPDQTGCWDGVRNYQARNFMRQMKEGQLAFFYHSNCKEPGIAGIIKIVKESYVDHTQFDKKDVHFDASSKPDNPKWSMVDVQYQRMLKRFVPLSELKKYHLQHKAKGGPLKDMALFTRARLSVQPLTTEEFDFVLSLEDAEPL from the exons ATGCCACCAAAGAAAAAGGCCAGAGTGAGTAAGAGTGCGACAGATTCAG GCAAAGCTGATGATGGTGGAGCGGTTGGTGGTAAGAGGAAAGCTGCAGCTTCTGTTGAGTCTGGAAAAAAGAAGGAGAGCTCAGAATCTCCACAGTACTGTCACTGGCTGATGAAGTCTGAGCCCGAAAGCCGCTTTGAGAACGGCATCGATGTGAAG TTCGGTATTGAGGATCTGAAGGCTTTGCCTGATCAGACTGGCTGTTGGGACGGCGTCCGCAATTATCAG GCGCGCAATTTTATGAGGCAGATGAAAGAGGGGCAGTTGGCTTTCTTTTACCACAGCAACTGCAAGGAACCGGGGATAGCAGGAATCATAAAA atcgTGAAGGAATCTTATGTGGACCACACTCAGTTTGACAAGAAAGACGTCCATTTCGATGCAAGCAGTAAACCAGACAACCCCAAATGGAGCATG GTAGATGTCCAGTATCAACGAATGTTGAAGCGTTTTGTTCCTCTGTCGGAGCTGAAAAAGTACCACCTGCAGCATAAAGCCAAAGGAGGACCTCTGAAGGACATGGCGCTTTTTACTAGAGCCAGACTCTCTGTGCAACCTCTAACTACTG AGGAGTTTGACTTTGTCCTGAGTTTGGAGGATGCAGAGCCTCTGTGA
- the vps26b gene encoding vacuolar protein sorting-associated protein 26B: protein MSFFSFGQSAEIDVVLNDAETRKKAEHKTEDGKKDKYFLFYDGETVSGKVNVTLKNPGKRLEHQGIKIEFVGQIELYYDRGNHHEFVSLVKDLARPGEITQSQTFDFEFTHVEKPYESYTGQNVKLRYFLRATVIRRLNDISKEMDIVVHTLSTYPELNSSIKMEVGIEDCLHIEFEYNKSKYHLKDVIVGKIYFLLVRIKIKHMEIDIIKRETTGTGPSVYHENDTIAKYEIMDGAPVRGESIPIRLFLAGYDLTPTMRDINKKFSVRYYLNLVLIDEEERRYFKQQEITLWRKGDVVRKSMSHQAAIASQRFEGSAASESALEQAAKEESG, encoded by the exons ATGAGTTTCTTCAGTTTCGGACAAAGTGCCGAAATCGATGTTGTCCTGAATGACGCTGAAACGAGGAAGAAGGCTGAACAcaagactgaagatggaaagaaagacaaatactTTCTTTTCTATGATGGTGAGACTGTCAGTGGAAAGGTGAATGTGACACTGAAGAACCCCGGGAAGAGGCTCGAGCACCAGGGCATCAAAATTGAATTTGTTGGCCAGATAg agCTGTATTATGACAGAGGAAACCATCATGAGTTCGTTTCCCTGGTGAAAGATCTCGCAAGACCAGGGGAAATAACTCAGTCACAGACCTTCGACTTTGAGTTCACTCATGTTGAAAAACCTTACGAGTCTTACACAGGCCAGAACGTCAAGCTAAG ATATTTTCTTCGTGCCACAGTGATCAGAAGACTAAATGACATCAGTAAAGAGATGGACATTGTGGTCCACACGTTGAGCACTTACCCCGAACTCAACTCCTCCATTAAGATGGAAGTTGGAATCGAGGATTGTCTCCACATTGAGTTTGAGTACAACAAATCCAA GTACCATCTGAAAGATGTAATTGTGGGAAAAATCTATTTCCTGCTGGTGAGGATTAAGATTAAGCACATGGAGATTGACATCATCAAACGTGAGACAACGGGCACCGGCCCAAGTGTGTACCATGAAAATGACACAATCGCCAAGTACGAGATCATGGATGGAGCTCCAGTCAGGG gagAGTCCATTCCCATCCGGTTATTCCTGGCTGGTTATGATCTGACTCCCACCATGCGAGACATCAACAAGAAGTTCTCTGTGCGCTACTATCTGAATCTGGTGCTGATCGACGAGGAGGAGAGACGCTACTTCAAACAGCAG GAAATCACACTGTGGAGGAAAGGGGACGTGGTGAGGAAGAGCATGTCCCATCAGGCCGCCATCGCCTCTCAGCGGTTCGAGGGCTCAGCTGCCTCAGAAAGCGCTTTGGAACAGGCTGCGAAGGAGGAGAGCGGGTAG